The genomic interval AAGACCGCGGCCAAGGAACTCGCGACGTTCGGGGTCACCGTCAACGCCATCTCGCCCAACGCCGAGACACGGATGATCGACTCGATTCCCGCGGAGAAGCGTCAGGAACTCGCCGCCGCCATCCCACTCGGCCGGTTCGCGGCGCCGAGCGAAATGGCCACCACCACGGCTTTCCTCGCCTCCGAGGAGGCCGGTTACATCACCGGAGTCATCCTTCCGGTGGACGGGGGAATCTCGATATGACCGGGCCGGATCAGCGGATAGTGATCGTCGACGGTGCCCGTACGCCGGTCGGCAGGTACGGCGGGGTGTTCAAGGACACCCCCGCGCACGAGTTGGGGGCCGTCGCCGCCAGGGCGGCGTTGACGCGCTCGGCGGTGCCGGCCGAGGCGGTCGAGGAGGTCGTGATGGGCTGCGTCGGCCAGGTCGGGCCGGACGCCTACAACGCGCGTCGGGTGGCCATCGCCGCCGGGCTTGCGCCGTCCACCCCCGCCTACACCGTCAACCGGCTGTGCGGGTCCGGACTCCAGGCCATCTGGTCGGCGGCGATGGAGATGCGCTGGAACGGCCTCGACTTCGCCCTCGCCGGCGGTGACGAATCCATGACCCGGATGCCCTTCTACGACTTCGGGGCGCGCGCCGGTTACCGACTCGGCGACCGAGTCCTGGTGGACGGCACGGTTCTGATGCTCACCGATCCGTTCCAGCACATCCAGATGGGGATCACGGCGGAGAACGTGGCCGGCCGCTACCGGGTCTCCCGCGCCGACCAGGACGAGTTCGCCGCCGAGTCCCAACGTCGCGCCGCGACCCCGGCGGCCCGGGCGGCGTTCGCCGAGGAGATCGTTCCGGTCACCACCGGGGGACGCCACGGCGCCGAGGTGACGACCGACGAGCACCCGAGGCCCGACACGACCGTGGCGGCGCTGGCCCGCCTCCGCCCGGCCTTCAGGGAGGGCGGCACGGTCACCGCCGGCAACGCCGCGGGCATCAACGACGGTGCCGCCGCCGTCGTGCTCGCCACCCGGTCCGCCGCCGCCGAACGTGGGCTGAAACCCCTGGTGGCCATCGAGGCGGTTGCCACCGGTGCGCTGGAGCCGGAGATCATGGGCTACGCCCCGGTGGTCGCGCTCCGCAAGCTTTTCGCGCAGACCGGCACGGCGCCCGACGACATCGACGCCATCGAGTGCAACGAGGCGTTCGCGGCCCAGGCGGTCGCCGTGATCCGCGACGCCGACCTCGATCCGGACCGGGTCAACCCCTACGGCGGCGCCATCGCGCTCGGCCACCCTGTCGGCGCGACCGGCGCCATCCTCGCCCTTAGGCTGGCCAAACATCTGGTACGCAACGACCTGGAGCTCGGCGTCGTCACCATGTGCATCGGTGGCGGGCAGGCGCTGGCCGCGCTCTTCCGGCGGGTCTGACCGGAGCAGGACGCGGTCCGTCGCGTTCTCGGTGCCGGGCCGGTGCCGGCTCAGCACCAGCCGTTGACCGGCCCGTTCACCCCGGTCCAGAGGTAGGCGTCGGAGACCCAGGCGCCGTCGCTGAGTCGGTTCCACAGCGATGTGGTGCCGTACCGGCCGGTGTGGGAGGTGCCGTTGGCGGAGCACGAGACGGTGACCGTGGCGCCGTCGCCCACCGATCCCAGCACCGAGTAGCCGGTGCCGGGCCCGGACCGCTTGGTCAGCGTGCCGCCGCCGTTGGCGTCGACCACCGCCTGGTTGAGGCCGAGCGCGCCGTGGTTGTAGAGGCCGCCTCCGACGCCAACCCAGGCCGACCCGTGCCGGGCGCCGCCCTGGTACGCCCCGGCGCCGTTGACGAACTCCCACTTGCCGATGCCGTGGCCGGCGATTCCCACGTACGCGCTGTTCTGCCGCAGTCCGAAGTGCACGTGCCGACCGGTCGCCGCCCCGCCGCAGGTCACGTCGGTCCCCGTGTTGCCGAGGTACGTGCCCTGGCTGACGGCGGCGCCGTTGACCGAGATGCTGCTCCACAGGTGATAGTAGTCGGTGGAGTAGCCCCGGTCGTGGATCACCCGGATCCACCCCGTGCACATGGTGTACGCCGTACCGGCCCGTGCCGCGCGGACCACCTGGTCACCGCCGGCCAGGTCGATGGAGCTGTACGGCGTCTCGTAGCCGCCCCAACCGTGCGGTCCGCTGGTCATCGTCCACGTCTGGCCGACCGCGAACGGCAGGGCCATCCCGGTCCGGTAGTCACCACCCGCGAACCTGGGGCTCGGGGTGCTGCCGAAGACGCTCTTCTCCTGGCTGTTCACCACGGGCGACTCGGCGGCCAGCTCGGTGAACCCGGCTTCACCGTCGAAGCTCACCCGCCACGTCCCGGCCTCGGCCCGGGCGATGAAGATCGCGCCGGTCGGGTGGACGTCCCGCTCGTGGGAGGTGAGAGCCACGGCGGTGCCGAAGGCCCACTGGCCGTGCCGGCGGGTGACGGTCACGCGGGTCTCGGAAGCGTCGGTGTGCTCCGCCGCCGCCGTGGCGCTGACCTGCCCGCGCAGCTTGGCGGCCACGGCGTCCTCGACGCTCGCCCCCAGCGGGTCCGGTGCGGGTCCGGCGTGGGCGGCAGTGCCCGTGATCAGGAGATTCGCCGCCAGCAGGGCCGGGGCGACCGCGGTCCATCGTCCGATCTGCACCACTGACGACCTCTTCCATCGAGGAACATCGCTCTGGGTAGTGCTGACGATAGGCAGCGCAGCGAAACTTGTCTACACTTCCTCGGCACGTTGGCGAAGGTAATCTTCAGACCGTCCCGGCCACCCGCCCCTGCCGGCCGGCGCGTCGGCGGTCCACCGTCGGTGATCTCGTCCACGACCGAACCACGGCTCACCGACGCCGGTAAGGTTGCCGCCGGGATGATGAAACGGGATGAAAGGGCAGCCGTGGGATCGGGGTTCGTCGAGGCCGTCGCTCGGCCGTGGCCGACGTCCGCGCTCACCCGTACCCCGGCAGGGTCGGGAGACCGGTCCCGGTCCTCCCGGACCCGACGCGTAGCGGTTGCGTGCCGACCGCGAGCAGGCGAGCGGACCGGTTCCGGTGCGCACCGGACGACGACCGGCACCACGAGGGGAGAGGGCGCCCCGTGAGCCAGCCGCCCGACGCGGTCCCGTTTCGCGTGCCCGGCCGTACCAGCCCGGCCGAGCTGCGCTACGTCTACCTGAACCTGCGGGACCATCCCCGGGGCCAGCTACAGCTGGCGGCCCTGGTCGCCGCCGGATTCGTGCCGTGCCTCGTGGTCGACGAGGACTCCCCGCTGGCCGAGGCCGGGCGTTCCGGCCAGCTCGCGGAACTCAGCCAGGTGGCGGGGTACGCCGAGCCGGAGCCCACCAGCGAGTTTTGCCGGCGGCACGGCATCGCCCACCGGACGGTCGCCGACCACAACGACGAGACGACCGTCGAGCTGCTGCGGACCGCCCGGGCCGACCTCGTCGCCCTCGGCGACACCCGGATCCTCAAACCGCACATCCTGACGCTGGCTCCGCACGGCATCGTCAACGTGCACCCCGGGTACCTGCCCGAGGTGCGGGGCAACCATCCGTATCTCTGGGCGATCATCCACGACCTGCCGCAGGGCGTCAGCGTGCACCTGATCGACGCCGAGGTGGACCGGGGACCGCTCCTGCGGACCCGGCGGGTGCCGATCCCGGACGGAATCGGCCTGCCGGACCTGGTCCACCTGCTCAACGAGGAGTGCGCGACGCTGCTGGTCGAGACGATGCGGCAGATCGTCGACGGTACGGCGACGCTGATCCCACAGCCCGGCGACGCGCGCCTGACGTTCCGGCAGGCGCGTCCGGAGATCCGTGAACTCGCCCGGACGATGTTGCGGGAACGCGCCACGGCGCCGGTCGCCGGGCGGTGATCACCCGGCGGCCCGGGTGGCCTCGGCCAGGATCGCCAGACCCTGGCCGAGTTCCTCGGTCGAGGCGGTCAACGGCGGCAGCAACTTGACCACCTCGGCGTCGGCGCCGGAGGTCTCCACCAGCAACCCCCGATCGAACGCCTCGGCCGCGACCTTCGACGCCCGTCCCGGCGAGGCGAAGACCACCCCGTGCACCAGCCCCCGGCCCCTGGTCGTGATCCCGGCCAACGGCTCGGTGAACTCCCGCAACGCGTCCGCCAGCCATTCGCCCTTGGCGCGTACCTGTTGGGCGAAGCTGTCGTCGGCCCAGTAGTGCCGCAACGTGGCGGCCGCCGCCGCGAAGGCGAGGTTGTTGCCACGGAAGGTGCCGTTGTGCTCGCCGGGCGCCCAGACGTCCAGGTCGGGACGGATCAGCGTGAGCGCCATCGGCAGCCCGTACCCGCTGATCGACTTGGCCAGGCAGACGATGTCCGGGACGATTCCCGCCGCCTCGAAGCTGAAGAACGTACCGGTCCGGCCGCATCCCATCTGGACGTCGTCCACGATCAGCAGCACCCCGTGGCGCCGGCACGACTCGGCCAGCGCCCGCAGCCACCGGGGCCGGGCGACATTCACCCCGCCTTCGCCCTGCACCGTCTCGACGATGACGGCCGCCGGCCGGTCCGGGCCGCTGCCGGTGTCCCGCAGCATCCGCTCGAACGCGGGCGGTCCGCCGCTCCCGACGTCGTCCCGGTCGTCGTCGTACGGGAGCACCGTGACGTTGCCGAGCGGCACGCCGGCCGCGTGGCGCTTGGCGGCGTTCCCGCTGACCGCCAGGGCGCCGAGCGTCATGCCGTGGAAGGCGTTGCCGAAACAGACGACGTCCTGCCGGCCGGTCACCTTGCGGGCCAGCTTGAGCGCCGCCTCGACCGCGTTGGTCCCGCCCGGGCCGGGCAACTGCACCCGGTAGTCCAGGTTGCGCGGCCGCAGGACCAGCTCGTGGAAGGTCCGCAGGAACTCGCGTTTGGCCACGGTGTCCATGTCCAGCCCGTGCACGATGCCGTCGCCGGCCAGGTAGTCCAGGACGACCCGCTTGAGGACCGGATTGTTGTGCCCGTAGTT from Plantactinospora sp. BC1 carries:
- a CDS encoding thiolase family protein, with translation MTGPDQRIVIVDGARTPVGRYGGVFKDTPAHELGAVAARAALTRSAVPAEAVEEVVMGCVGQVGPDAYNARRVAIAAGLAPSTPAYTVNRLCGSGLQAIWSAAMEMRWNGLDFALAGGDESMTRMPFYDFGARAGYRLGDRVLVDGTVLMLTDPFQHIQMGITAENVAGRYRVSRADQDEFAAESQRRAATPAARAAFAEEIVPVTTGGRHGAEVTTDEHPRPDTTVAALARLRPAFREGGTVTAGNAAGINDGAAAVVLATRSAAAERGLKPLVAIEAVATGALEPEIMGYAPVVALRKLFAQTGTAPDDIDAIECNEAFAAQAVAVIRDADLDPDRVNPYGGAIALGHPVGATGAILALRLAKHLVRNDLELGVVTMCIGGGQALAALFRRV
- the ectB gene encoding diaminobutyrate--2-oxoglutarate transaminase, with the translated sequence MNALTELESNVRSYCRVWPTVFHRAAGSWIYSESGRPYLDFFSGAGTLNYGHNNPVLKRVVLDYLAGDGIVHGLDMDTVAKREFLRTFHELVLRPRNLDYRVQLPGPGGTNAVEAALKLARKVTGRQDVVCFGNAFHGMTLGALAVSGNAAKRHAAGVPLGNVTVLPYDDDRDDVGSGGPPAFERMLRDTGSGPDRPAAVIVETVQGEGGVNVARPRWLRALAESCRRHGVLLIVDDVQMGCGRTGTFFSFEAAGIVPDIVCLAKSISGYGLPMALTLIRPDLDVWAPGEHNGTFRGNNLAFAAAAATLRHYWADDSFAQQVRAKGEWLADALREFTEPLAGITTRGRGLVHGVVFASPGRASKVAAEAFDRGLLVETSGADAEVVKLLPPLTASTEELGQGLAILAEATRAAG
- a CDS encoding peptidoglycan DD-metalloendopeptidase family protein → MQIGRWTAVAPALLAANLLITGTAAHAGPAPDPLGASVEDAVAAKLRGQVSATAAAEHTDASETRVTVTRRHGQWAFGTAVALTSHERDVHPTGAIFIARAEAGTWRVSFDGEAGFTELAAESPVVNSQEKSVFGSTPSPRFAGGDYRTGMALPFAVGQTWTMTSGPHGWGGYETPYSSIDLAGGDQVVRAARAGTAYTMCTGWIRVIHDRGYSTDYYHLWSSISVNGAAVSQGTYLGNTGTDVTCGGAATGRHVHFGLRQNSAYVGIAGHGIGKWEFVNGAGAYQGGARHGSAWVGVGGGLYNHGALGLNQAVVDANGGGTLTKRSGPGTGYSVLGSVGDGATVTVSCSANGTSHTGRYGTTSLWNRLSDGAWVSDAYLWTGVNGPVNGWC
- a CDS encoding formyltransferase family protein, translated to MSQPPDAVPFRVPGRTSPAELRYVYLNLRDHPRGQLQLAALVAAGFVPCLVVDEDSPLAEAGRSGQLAELSQVAGYAEPEPTSEFCRRHGIAHRTVADHNDETTVELLRTARADLVALGDTRILKPHILTLAPHGIVNVHPGYLPEVRGNHPYLWAIIHDLPQGVSVHLIDAEVDRGPLLRTRRVPIPDGIGLPDLVHLLNEECATLLVETMRQIVDGTATLIPQPGDARLTFRQARPEIRELARTMLRERATAPVAGR